The following are from one region of the Myxococcus stipitatus genome:
- a CDS encoding aminotransferase class I/II-fold pyridoxal phosphate-dependent enzyme, with translation MAEPMTSLESGVQAHLLSAVLNPEQVRLDVWNRLREELMRLLARRSERTFSPAHVDQVLALFAEVHPIERLFVFPGEERLHRLAEMARRHDVEELAEEVRRLVALLSLHRDRAVLIADGSEWRPGVDVDARFGPERTHYFTTLVVDDMAPVDFARVRQGILDAQRGARQFVYELLQVRSVEDALVAVLVNDDVQACVVRQDLPLRSRAPVKQFRSTLEPLLQQAERRGDEAALVVARWVRRLRPHINLYLVTDESLAGRELHTERLFDRVFYRYESPHELNVTVVDGVRERYRTPFFDALKEYASRPIGNFHALPIARGHSVYNSRWLRDMGDFYGPNIFMAESSSTAGGLDSLLEPTGSIKEAQEKAARTFGARHTFFVTNGTSTSNKIVHQTLLQPGDVVLIDRNCHKSHHYGLVLAGAHTVYLDAYPVKEYAMYGGVPLRALKSKLLELREAGRLERVKLVVLTNCTFDGLVYHPQRVMEELLAIKPDLAFLWDEAWFAYATFMPLARQRTAMAAAKRMSDRLRGREYREEYRAWRARRGDGGLSGAGGRALDERLLPDPDKVRIRVYATQSTHKSLSAFRQGSMIHVWDDDFERRAAAPLTEAYFTHITTSPNHQLVASLDLARRQVDLEGFAMVKEAYQLAMRLRERLREDPLLHRYLRLLDADQMVPRGFRQSGLERYVGPGAATVDEMTRAWANDEFVLDPTRLTLFTALTGRNGFAFRSQVLMNRLGIQVNHTSINTVLMNATIGVTWGSLSFLLDGLRHEVELLDAKLAQATEAERRLFDDQVRAITDGLPPLPDFSGFHEAFEPEGGVGEGDLRTAFFLAYREENAEYLSLPRAADALESGRSLVSTRFVVPYPPGFPILVPGQRVSPGIVEFMRKLDVKEVHGYRPELGLSVFTEDALERVASRGLEFEPSGRLEWTPDGQPPPSPH, from the coding sequence ATGGCGGAGCCGATGACCTCGCTGGAATCCGGTGTCCAGGCGCACCTGCTGTCCGCGGTCCTCAACCCCGAGCAGGTCCGGCTGGACGTGTGGAACCGGTTGCGCGAGGAGCTGATGCGGCTGTTGGCGAGGAGGTCGGAGCGGACCTTCTCTCCCGCCCACGTGGACCAGGTGCTCGCGCTCTTCGCGGAGGTCCACCCCATCGAACGGCTGTTCGTCTTCCCCGGCGAGGAGCGGCTCCACCGGTTGGCGGAGATGGCGCGCCGGCATGACGTGGAGGAGCTGGCCGAGGAGGTGCGGCGACTGGTGGCGCTGCTGAGCCTGCATCGGGACCGGGCGGTGCTGATCGCGGACGGGTCCGAGTGGAGGCCGGGCGTGGACGTGGACGCGCGCTTCGGTCCGGAGCGGACGCACTACTTCACGACGCTGGTGGTGGACGACATGGCGCCGGTGGACTTCGCGCGCGTGCGCCAGGGCATCCTCGACGCCCAGCGGGGGGCGCGGCAGTTCGTCTACGAGCTGCTCCAGGTGCGGTCGGTGGAGGACGCGCTGGTGGCGGTGCTGGTCAACGACGACGTGCAGGCCTGCGTCGTGCGCCAGGACCTGCCGCTGCGCTCGCGCGCCCCGGTGAAGCAGTTCCGCTCCACGCTGGAGCCGCTGCTCCAGCAGGCCGAGCGGCGCGGCGACGAGGCGGCGCTGGTGGTGGCGCGGTGGGTGCGCAGGCTGCGCCCGCACATCAACCTGTACCTCGTCACGGACGAGTCGCTGGCGGGTCGGGAGCTGCACACCGAGCGGTTGTTCGACCGCGTCTTCTACCGCTACGAGTCGCCTCACGAGCTGAACGTGACGGTGGTGGACGGCGTGCGCGAGCGCTACCGGACGCCCTTCTTCGACGCCCTGAAGGAGTACGCGTCACGACCCATCGGCAACTTCCACGCGCTGCCCATCGCGCGGGGGCACTCGGTCTACAACTCGCGCTGGCTCCGGGACATGGGGGACTTCTACGGCCCCAACATCTTCATGGCCGAATCGTCCTCCACCGCGGGAGGGCTCGACTCGCTGCTCGAGCCCACCGGCTCCATCAAGGAGGCACAGGAGAAGGCGGCGCGGACGTTCGGGGCGCGGCACACCTTCTTCGTCACCAATGGCACCTCCACGTCGAACAAGATCGTCCACCAGACGCTGCTCCAGCCGGGCGACGTGGTGCTCATCGACCGCAACTGCCACAAGTCCCACCACTACGGGCTGGTGCTGGCCGGCGCGCACACCGTCTACCTCGACGCCTATCCGGTGAAGGAGTACGCGATGTACGGCGGCGTGCCGCTGCGCGCGCTGAAGTCGAAGCTGCTCGAGCTGCGGGAGGCCGGGCGGTTGGAGCGGGTGAAGCTGGTGGTGTTGACCAACTGCACCTTCGACGGGCTCGTCTACCACCCGCAGCGGGTGATGGAGGAGCTGCTGGCGATCAAACCGGACCTGGCCTTCCTCTGGGACGAGGCGTGGTTCGCGTACGCGACGTTCATGCCCCTGGCGAGACAGCGCACCGCGATGGCGGCGGCGAAGCGGATGTCGGACCGGCTGCGTGGCCGGGAGTACCGCGAGGAATACCGGGCCTGGCGCGCTCGACGCGGGGACGGGGGCCTGTCCGGCGCCGGGGGACGTGCCCTGGACGAGCGACTGCTGCCGGACCCGGACAAGGTGCGCATCCGCGTGTACGCCACGCAGTCGACCCACAAGTCCCTGTCCGCCTTCCGCCAGGGGTCCATGATCCACGTCTGGGACGACGACTTCGAGCGGCGCGCGGCGGCGCCCCTGACGGAGGCGTACTTCACGCACATCACCACGTCGCCCAACCACCAGCTCGTCGCGTCGCTGGACCTCGCGCGGCGGCAGGTGGACCTGGAGGGCTTCGCGATGGTGAAGGAGGCGTACCAGCTGGCCATGCGCCTGCGGGAGCGGCTGCGCGAGGACCCGCTGCTGCACCGGTACCTGCGGCTGCTCGACGCGGACCAGATGGTGCCGCGGGGCTTCCGCCAGTCCGGCCTGGAGCGCTACGTCGGGCCGGGGGCGGCGACGGTGGACGAGATGACGCGCGCGTGGGCGAACGACGAGTTCGTGCTCGACCCCACGCGGCTGACGCTCTTCACCGCGCTCACCGGGCGCAACGGCTTCGCGTTCCGCAGTCAGGTGCTGATGAACCGGCTGGGCATCCAGGTGAACCACACCTCCATCAACACCGTCCTGATGAACGCCACCATCGGCGTCACCTGGGGTTCGCTGTCGTTCCTCCTGGACGGCTTGCGGCACGAGGTGGAGCTGCTCGACGCGAAGCTGGCCCAGGCGACCGAGGCGGAGCGCCGGCTGTTCGACGACCAGGTGCGGGCCATCACCGACGGGTTGCCTCCGCTGCCGGACTTCAGCGGCTTCCACGAGGCGTTCGAGCCTGAGGGTGGCGTGGGGGAGGGGGACCTGCGCACGGCCTTCTTCCTGGCCTACCGCGAGGAGAACGCGGAGTACCTGTCGCTGCCGCGGGCCGCCGACGCGCTGGAGTCGGGGCGCTCGCTGGTGTCCACGCGCTTCGTGGTGCCATACCCGCCGGGCTTCCCCATCCTCGTGCCGGGCCAGCGCGTGAGCCCGGGCATCGTGGAGTTCATGCGCAAGCTCGACGTGAAGGAGGTCCACGGCTACCGGCCGGAGCTGGGGCTGAGCGTCTTCACCGAGGACGCGCTGGAGCGGGTCGCCTCGCGCGGGCTGGAGTTCGAGCCGTCGGGGCGGCTGGAGTGGACGCCGGACGGTCAGCCGCCCCCGTCCCCCCACTGA
- a CDS encoding porin, which produces MRWMRVATLVASVGGGLLVPGVGHAKDDEDSDDEKVGLTGGYDEKNGFHIQSEDGNYLLGIGLQAAYKIEPVFLDGKAESRTAFSFLRPIMRGNIFRPWIRFWTSLELADPPIYLLDSLVELQPVDEVGLRVGQQYTPFSRHESWGPQQILFPEFAAIANYYWTGRDKGVTVFGTMEHLEYYAGIYGGSPLRTIRSEPGKYQLNARATISPMGKPGYGELPYIMSGDKEPPPLNVSFTLQGAAGDVDQVAENFNPESGVFEIHREGERKFVTGGVDLFIQARRFSFFGEAYLSRQDPRNGAPNFTSFGAWVQADYVFYKKVLDAGVRLSFLDPSFDLDDDQLYIIEGQLAWFVNAPHLAFKLRYQLAHQQEAAGAEAAGVVIPKDAGTSQLITLQLNLAF; this is translated from the coding sequence ATGCGTTGGATGCGAGTGGCGACGCTGGTCGCCAGCGTGGGCGGCGGGCTCCTCGTGCCCGGGGTGGGCCACGCGAAGGACGACGAGGACTCGGACGACGAGAAGGTCGGCCTCACCGGCGGCTACGACGAGAAGAACGGCTTCCACATCCAATCGGAGGACGGGAACTACCTGCTCGGCATCGGCCTGCAGGCGGCCTACAAGATCGAGCCCGTCTTCCTGGACGGCAAGGCCGAGTCGCGCACCGCGTTCTCGTTCCTGCGCCCCATCATGCGCGGCAACATCTTCCGGCCGTGGATCCGCTTCTGGACGTCGCTGGAGCTGGCCGATCCCCCCATCTACCTGCTCGACTCGCTGGTGGAGCTCCAGCCCGTGGACGAGGTGGGCCTGCGCGTGGGCCAGCAGTACACGCCCTTCAGCCGACACGAGTCCTGGGGGCCGCAGCAGATCCTCTTCCCCGAGTTCGCCGCCATCGCCAACTACTACTGGACGGGCCGCGACAAGGGGGTGACGGTCTTCGGGACCATGGAGCACCTGGAGTACTACGCGGGCATCTACGGCGGCTCGCCGCTGCGCACCATCCGCTCCGAACCCGGGAAGTACCAACTCAACGCCCGCGCCACCATCTCCCCCATGGGCAAGCCGGGCTATGGCGAGCTGCCGTACATCATGTCCGGGGACAAGGAGCCGCCCCCGCTCAACGTCTCGTTCACGCTTCAGGGCGCCGCGGGCGACGTGGACCAGGTCGCCGAGAACTTCAACCCTGAATCAGGCGTGTTCGAGATCCACCGCGAGGGCGAGCGCAAGTTCGTCACGGGCGGCGTGGACCTCTTCATCCAGGCCCGGCGCTTCAGCTTCTTCGGCGAGGCGTATCTGAGCCGCCAGGACCCACGCAACGGCGCGCCCAACTTCACCAGCTTCGGCGCGTGGGTGCAGGCCGACTACGTGTTCTACAAGAAGGTGCTGGATGCCGGCGTCAGGTTGAGCTTCCTCGACCCCAGCTTCGACCTGGACGATGACCAGCTGTACATCATCGAGGGGCAGCTCGCCTGGTTCGTCAACGCGCCCCACCTGGCCTTCAAGCTGCGCTACCAGCTGGCCCATCAGCAGGAGGCGGCGGGCGCCGAGGCCGCCGGCGTCGTCATCCCCAAGGACGCGGGCACCTCCCAGCTCATCACCCTGCAGCTCAACCTGGCGTTCTGA
- the glsA gene encoding glutaminase A, with amino-acid sequence MKRKVHGRESGLLTCCLLALAVPGVTMAQGARTATKPPATARATTPPGDHAMPSEQEIQRALAKAHQQFSGTKEGKNADYIPYLAKVDSKLFGIALVTVDGRVFVAGDASKPFPIESVAKPFTLARLMEEVGAKKVEDKIGVDATGQPFNSIIAIELDEKHRAGNPLVNAGAITTVSMLPAKTPDERWMKISGNLDDFAGDELGVNQEVYKSETETNTRNQSISALLESYDVLGSPREQALDLYTRQSSVNVSAKQLATMGATLANGGVNPVTGKRVVSPDTARRTLALMATNGLYENTGEWLYQAGVPAKSGVGGGIVAVVPGRYAIAAFSPPLDEAGNSVRAQRAITQVVNAFGDNLYAATPEAPSSQGTGGAGREELEREP; translated from the coding sequence ATGAAGCGCAAGGTCCACGGCCGAGAAAGCGGGTTGCTCACGTGCTGTCTGCTCGCCCTCGCGGTTCCTGGTGTCACCATGGCCCAGGGGGCACGGACGGCGACGAAGCCTCCGGCCACCGCGCGCGCGACCACGCCTCCCGGCGACCACGCCATGCCCTCCGAGCAGGAGATCCAACGCGCCCTGGCCAAGGCCCATCAGCAGTTCAGCGGGACGAAGGAAGGCAAGAACGCGGACTACATCCCGTACCTCGCCAAGGTGGACTCCAAGCTGTTCGGCATCGCGCTCGTGACGGTGGACGGGCGCGTGTTCGTCGCGGGCGACGCGTCCAAGCCCTTCCCCATCGAGTCGGTCGCCAAGCCCTTCACCCTGGCGCGCCTCATGGAGGAGGTGGGCGCGAAGAAGGTGGAGGACAAGATTGGCGTCGACGCGACCGGCCAGCCCTTCAACTCCATCATCGCCATCGAACTGGACGAGAAACACCGCGCCGGAAATCCGCTGGTGAACGCGGGCGCCATCACCACCGTGAGCATGCTGCCGGCGAAGACCCCGGACGAGCGCTGGATGAAGATCAGCGGCAACCTCGACGACTTCGCCGGAGACGAGCTCGGGGTCAACCAGGAGGTCTACAAGTCGGAGACGGAGACCAACACCCGCAACCAGTCCATCTCCGCCCTGCTGGAGTCATACGACGTGCTGGGCTCGCCGCGCGAGCAGGCCCTGGACCTCTATACCCGTCAGAGCTCCGTCAACGTCTCCGCCAAGCAGCTGGCCACCATGGGCGCCACGCTCGCCAACGGCGGCGTCAACCCCGTCACCGGGAAGCGGGTGGTCAGCCCGGATACAGCGCGGCGCACGCTGGCGCTGATGGCCACCAATGGCCTGTACGAGAACACGGGCGAGTGGCTCTACCAGGCGGGTGTCCCCGCCAAGAGCGGCGTGGGCGGCGGCATCGTCGCGGTCGTCCCCGGTCGCTACGCCATCGCCGCGTTCTCCCCTCCCCTGGACGAGGCGGGCAACAGCGTGCGCGCCCAGCGCGCCATCACCCAGGTGGTGAACGCGTTCGGCGACAACCTGTACGCCGCCACCCCAGAGGCCCCGAGCAGCCAGGGCACGGGCGGCGCGGGTCGTGAGGAGCTCGAGCGGGAGCCGTAG
- a CDS encoding PAS domain S-box protein — protein sequence MLDRLVPAVCLFTVAVTLVVLLGWVLGARGLILVVSTPGAGAMMPNTAMGLLLCGASLWLLGENTRPASRRVGQALAVGVLVLGLGTLVEYLFSVDLGIDHLLFDDKVRTLPPRTPGRPAPLTASCFALLGAALLLLHVQTRRGWHPARPVALLVAILAGQALISYVYLEEPRPDGMGHLLPYYPVAVHTALLLLLLSIGVLSVHPRHGLMGVLLRNDAGGLMARRLLPATVLLPLLVWGLRLFSERLGVRSLPFSSSAFALVTVAAFLAILARNANALSGMDALQRASEQSLRLSEARFANIVNHAADAIITIDPARRITLYNTAAEHVFGYTRDEAVGRELDLLLPNGLEALEVDDGVARGLGGRRPLLGRRKDGEEFPAEATIASIQVDETVQLTVIVRDVSARVRAEEELRNREALFRAAFEHAPIGLALVDLDGRFRTVNGALCDMLGYTQEELRQRTFQDITHPDDLAKDLDQVRALLRGQRDTYQLEKRYLHKRGQVITSMLTVSLIRDARDAPLYFISQIQDITERKYVEEARRLLAETGPILASSLDPETTLLTVSQLLVPSMADQCVAATLDAQGRLIAQTGRASTPEKSRLLEQLLREYPLVPFEPGHLPAQVIETGRPMLVPEIPASLLHELAEDERHEDLMVRLAPRSSLIVPLPARGRTVGILMLSTSESGRRYEERDLTLAEEMARRAGLAIDNASLHAQSEQATHLRDEVLRIVAHDLRSPLNIIALSARSLLKRPGSQRDPDDTRPLASIQKAVSRATHLIEDLLDVARMQGGRLTVERRVEPTQALFREALELHRALAEAQDVHLRLEVPDDTPPVYVDRERVLQLLSNLLGNALKFTPTGGCITLRAEPFADGMRCSVSDTGAGIAADDLPHLFEPFWQARTGKEGAGLGLSIVKGITEAHGGEVWVESQPGLGSTFYFSLPLARTATAGAPECNR from the coding sequence GTGCTCGACAGGCTGGTCCCCGCGGTGTGCCTGTTCACCGTCGCGGTGACGCTCGTCGTCCTGCTCGGCTGGGTCCTGGGCGCACGCGGCCTCATCCTCGTCGTCTCCACGCCGGGCGCTGGGGCGATGATGCCCAACACCGCCATGGGCCTGCTGCTCTGCGGGGCCTCGTTGTGGTTGCTCGGCGAGAACACCCGCCCCGCCTCCCGTCGCGTGGGTCAGGCGCTCGCCGTGGGCGTGCTGGTTCTGGGGCTGGGCACGCTGGTCGAATACCTGTTCTCCGTCGACCTGGGCATCGACCACCTGCTGTTCGACGACAAGGTGCGGACCTTGCCCCCCAGGACCCCGGGCCGCCCCGCCCCCCTGACGGCGAGCTGCTTCGCGTTGCTCGGCGCGGCGCTGCTGCTGCTCCATGTCCAGACGCGGCGGGGCTGGCATCCCGCGCGGCCCGTCGCGCTACTGGTGGCCATCCTCGCCGGACAGGCGCTCATCAGCTACGTCTACCTGGAGGAGCCCCGGCCGGACGGCATGGGACACCTGCTGCCCTACTACCCGGTCGCGGTGCACACGGCGCTGCTGCTCTTGCTGCTGTCGATCGGAGTCCTCTCCGTGCACCCGCGTCATGGGTTGATGGGCGTGCTGCTGCGCAACGACGCCGGGGGCCTCATGGCGCGCCGGCTCCTCCCCGCGACCGTCCTGCTGCCGCTCCTCGTCTGGGGGCTCCGGCTGTTCAGCGAGCGGCTCGGGGTGCGGAGCCTGCCGTTCAGCAGCTCGGCGTTCGCGCTCGTCACGGTGGCCGCGTTCCTGGCCATCCTGGCGCGCAACGCGAACGCCCTCTCCGGGATGGACGCGCTCCAGCGCGCCAGCGAGCAGTCCCTGCGGCTGTCCGAGGCCCGCTTCGCCAACATCGTCAACCACGCGGCCGACGCCATCATCACCATCGACCCCGCCCGCCGCATCACCCTGTACAACACCGCCGCGGAGCACGTCTTCGGGTACACCCGGGACGAGGCCGTGGGGCGCGAGCTGGACCTGCTGCTCCCCAACGGCCTGGAGGCGCTCGAGGTCGATGACGGCGTCGCGCGGGGGCTGGGTGGACGCCGTCCGCTGCTCGGGCGCCGCAAGGACGGCGAGGAGTTCCCCGCCGAGGCCACCATCGCCTCCATCCAGGTGGACGAGACGGTCCAGCTCACCGTCATCGTGCGCGACGTCAGCGCGCGCGTCCGGGCGGAGGAAGAGCTGCGCAACCGTGAGGCCTTGTTCCGGGCCGCCTTCGAGCACGCCCCCATCGGCCTGGCCCTGGTCGACCTGGACGGGCGCTTCCGCACCGTGAATGGCGCCCTGTGCGACATGCTCGGCTACACGCAGGAGGAGCTGCGCCAGCGCACGTTCCAGGACATCACCCACCCCGACGACCTGGCGAAGGACCTGGACCAGGTGCGAGCGCTGCTGCGCGGCCAGCGCGACACCTATCAACTGGAGAAGCGCTACCTCCACAAGCGAGGTCAGGTCATCACCTCGATGCTGACCGTCTCGCTCATCCGCGACGCGCGGGACGCGCCGCTGTACTTCATCTCTCAAATCCAGGACATCACCGAACGAAAGTACGTCGAGGAGGCCCGGCGCCTGCTCGCCGAGACAGGTCCCATCCTCGCCAGCTCGTTGGACCCCGAGACGACCCTCCTCACGGTGTCACAACTGCTGGTCCCGTCGATGGCGGACCAGTGCGTCGCCGCGACGCTCGACGCCCAGGGGCGCCTCATCGCCCAGACGGGCCGGGCCAGCACCCCCGAGAAGAGCCGCCTGCTGGAGCAGTTGCTGCGGGAATATCCCCTCGTGCCCTTCGAACCCGGCCACCTGCCCGCCCAGGTCATCGAGACGGGGCGGCCGATGCTGGTTCCGGAGATACCGGCCTCATTGCTCCACGAGCTGGCGGAGGATGAGCGACACGAGGACCTGATGGTCCGGCTCGCCCCGCGCTCCTCCCTCATCGTTCCGCTGCCCGCCCGGGGACGCACCGTGGGGATCCTCATGCTGTCCACCTCCGAGTCGGGGCGTCGCTACGAGGAGCGGGACCTCACGCTGGCCGAGGAGATGGCGCGCCGGGCGGGACTCGCCATCGACAACGCGAGCCTGCATGCCCAGTCCGAACAGGCCACCCACCTGCGCGACGAGGTGCTGCGCATCGTCGCGCACGACCTGCGCTCGCCCCTCAACATCATCGCCCTGAGCGCCAGGAGCCTGCTCAAGCGTCCGGGGTCCCAGCGAGATCCAGACGATACACGCCCGCTGGCCTCCATCCAGAAGGCCGTCAGCCGCGCGACCCACCTCATCGAGGACCTGCTCGACGTGGCGCGCATGCAGGGAGGCCGCCTCACGGTGGAGCGACGGGTCGAGCCGACCCAGGCCCTCTTCCGGGAAGCACTGGAGCTGCACCGCGCGCTCGCCGAGGCCCAGGATGTCCACCTGCGGCTGGAGGTGCCTGACGACACGCCCCCCGTCTACGTGGACCGCGAGCGCGTGCTCCAGCTCCTCTCGAACCTGCTGGGCAACGCCCTCAAGTTCACCCCCACCGGCGGATGCATCACCTTGCGAGCCGAACCCTTCGCGGACGGCATGCGTTGCTCCGTGAGCGATACCGGCGCTGGCATCGCCGCCGACGACCTCCCCCACCTCTTCGAGCCCTTCTGGCAGGCGCGCACCGGCAAGGAAGGCGCGGGCCTGGGACTCTCCATCGTCAAGGGAATCACGGAGGCCCACGGCGGAGAGGTCTGGGTGGAGAGCCAACCCGGACTCGGGAGCACGTTCTACTTCTCGCTCCCCCTGGCCAGGACGGCGACGGCGGGCGCGCCCGAATGCAACCGCTAG
- a CDS encoding sigma 54-interacting transcriptional regulator has protein sequence MSASDRARTPNLPPDGKNDSLWKVEAREAGEESPHVTLPYEHGRRYDASTVRRFRLTVVEGTHNGTTWESTADVCSVGSHPLNDFAVEDSTVSRFHCEIRIGPRGPQVRDLDSLNGVIVDGVQVVEGVLRSGSLLRLGRVVLRFDFSAESNRLPVSEHTRFGTLVGTSVATRVSFAMMERAASRDVTVLLEGETGTGKSQAAQAIHDASRRRDGPFLVVDCGAIPAHLLESELFGHEKGAFTGALQRRAGVFEEAVGGTVFLDEIGELPAELQPKLLRVLENREIRRVGSNTYQPVDVRLMAATHRDLRAEVNAGRFRSDLFFRLAVLRIALPPLRQRPEDLPLLVEGILVSLGATEAQRAALSTADFQSRLRHAAWPGNVRELRNYLERCLVFEEAVDLTEDETRGSNPLEADPSSPYADQRRRAVDDFERRYLRALLEKHQGKVAQAAVTAGMDRVHLYRLLRRHGIKP, from the coding sequence ATGTCTGCATCCGACCGGGCGCGTACGCCGAACCTGCCGCCAGACGGGAAGAACGACTCGCTCTGGAAGGTCGAGGCCCGGGAAGCCGGCGAGGAGTCCCCGCACGTCACGCTGCCGTACGAGCATGGACGACGGTACGACGCCTCCACGGTGCGCCGCTTCCGCCTCACGGTGGTGGAGGGCACCCACAACGGGACGACGTGGGAGTCCACCGCGGATGTCTGTTCGGTGGGCTCGCATCCGCTCAACGACTTCGCGGTGGAGGACTCCACCGTGTCGCGCTTCCACTGTGAGATTCGCATCGGGCCCCGGGGGCCGCAGGTGCGGGACCTGGACAGCCTCAACGGCGTCATCGTGGACGGCGTGCAGGTGGTGGAGGGCGTGCTGCGCAGTGGCAGCCTGCTGAGACTGGGACGGGTGGTGCTGCGCTTCGACTTCAGCGCGGAGAGCAACCGGCTGCCCGTGTCGGAGCACACGCGCTTCGGCACGCTGGTGGGCACGTCGGTGGCCACGCGCGTGTCCTTCGCGATGATGGAGCGCGCCGCGTCGCGCGACGTCACCGTGCTGCTGGAGGGCGAGACGGGGACGGGCAAGAGCCAGGCGGCGCAGGCCATCCACGACGCCAGCCGGCGACGCGACGGCCCCTTCCTCGTCGTGGACTGCGGCGCCATCCCCGCCCACCTCCTGGAGAGCGAGCTGTTCGGCCACGAGAAGGGCGCCTTCACCGGCGCGCTCCAGCGGCGCGCGGGCGTCTTCGAGGAGGCGGTGGGCGGCACCGTCTTCCTGGACGAGATCGGCGAGCTGCCCGCGGAGCTGCAGCCCAAGCTCCTGCGCGTGCTGGAGAACCGGGAGATCCGCCGCGTCGGCAGCAACACGTATCAGCCGGTGGACGTGCGGTTGATGGCGGCCACCCACCGCGACCTGCGGGCGGAGGTGAACGCGGGGCGCTTCCGCTCGGACCTGTTCTTCCGGCTCGCCGTGCTGCGCATCGCCCTGCCCCCCTTGCGCCAGCGCCCGGAGGACCTGCCGCTGCTGGTGGAGGGAATCCTCGTCTCGCTCGGCGCGACCGAGGCGCAGCGGGCCGCGCTGAGCACCGCGGACTTCCAGTCGAGGCTGCGTCACGCGGCGTGGCCAGGCAACGTCCGCGAGCTGCGCAACTACCTGGAGCGCTGCCTCGTCTTCGAGGAGGCCGTGGACCTCACCGAGGACGAGACCCGCGGGAGCAACCCGCTGGAGGCGGACCCGAGCAGCCCCTACGCCGACCAGCGCCGCCGCGCGGTGGACGACTTCGAGCGGCGCTACCTGCGCGCCCTTTTGGAGAAGCACCAGGGCAAGGTCGCCCAGGCGGCCGTCACCGCGGGCATGGACCGCGTGCACCTGTACCGGCTGCTGCGGCGCCACGGCATCAAGCCGTGA